The following proteins are encoded in a genomic region of Flammeovirga pectinis:
- a CDS encoding SusC/RagA family TonB-linked outer membrane protein, whose translation MQIIKNFFLLFIAIIITVSAHAQQRTITGTVTDETDSPLPGVNITIEGTSTGTITDFDGKFKLNVDADDTILQITSIGYVTQKLSVGSQSTIDIKLDVDLEELEEVVVIGYGTAKKSDVTGSVTTVSSDELTVVATEDVNKALQGRVPGVQVTTSSNPAGSSKVRIRGIGTINNSDPLYVVDGFPMQDISHIAPQDIASMEVLKDASATAVYGSRGANGVIIIATKKGYAGDKVTYTFNAQTGVKTAANTIDMANASQYAQMGLEAQRFADGSNEHEQLSYIANGNYTGTNWQDELLRQGSFQNYNLGINGGSEKHQFNISTSYVKDEGVLKGTDLEKFFVKFNNSNKFTNWLEFGQNIAYTHANYSLTNLNDIYQSPLTQALWTDPITPVLNPDGSYARATWSYNNNPARMAEQEQYKRSFDNRIVGNFSLNAEVNKNLTLTSNFGVDYRNQSQKIYLPQYFVSNEEQRNTSQLDEHRNNKFDWVWSNYANYSKSFGLHNVGAMVGMEMQNFSYNNVTATGYDVPFNENMRYLGASKGADFFATSNQGASSLMSYFARANYNYNNKYLFTATLRADGSSKFAEENRWGIFPSFSAGWNMKEENFLASSEAVSQLKLRAGWGEVGNQSSAGNNDYLSTITNNLRYVVNGNVVEGRIPTTMSNPNLRWETAQMSNFGIDAGFLNDKVTFSAEYFIKNTTDMVVPQPVPDYVGANSPNVNVGTMQNKGFEFAINVRNSEHDFKWNVGANIAIIDNKVTDLGETGHIDGGYIDKLGYITRTEEDQEIAYFYGYQTDGIFKTQEEVDAHVDSEGNALQDGASVGDVRFVDRDGDGIINDNDKTNLGSAIPQFTGSVNLGMEYKGFDLNIFFTGSYGNEIANVQKFWIENSNVQKNQTSNYFNNRFHVDNNPNGTLPRVVSGDPNNNARFSDRYIEDASYIRLQNVQLGYTLNRDLASKIHLERLRIFASADNLFTFTNYSGYDPEVSDHYGDPLAQGVDIGNYPKSTTYSLGLNVTF comes from the coding sequence ATGCAGATTATTAAGAATTTTTTTCTGCTGTTCATCGCTATTATAATTACAGTAAGTGCCCACGCTCAGCAGCGTACTATAACAGGTACTGTAACTGATGAAACAGATAGTCCTCTTCCTGGAGTTAACATTACCATAGAAGGTACATCCACAGGAACAATTACAGATTTTGATGGGAAATTTAAACTAAATGTAGATGCAGATGATACGATACTACAAATAACATCTATTGGCTATGTTACTCAAAAACTATCCGTTGGTTCTCAAAGCACTATTGATATCAAATTAGATGTCGATTTAGAAGAACTTGAAGAAGTAGTCGTAATCGGATACGGTACTGCCAAAAAAAGTGATGTTACAGGTTCTGTTACTACAGTAAGTTCTGATGAACTAACCGTTGTAGCTACAGAAGATGTAAATAAAGCTCTTCAAGGTAGAGTACCTGGTGTTCAGGTAACAACTTCTAGTAACCCTGCCGGAAGCTCTAAAGTAAGAATTAGAGGTATTGGTACTATTAATAACTCAGATCCTTTATATGTTGTAGATGGTTTTCCAATGCAAGATATATCTCATATTGCACCACAAGATATTGCATCTATGGAAGTACTTAAAGATGCTTCTGCTACTGCAGTATATGGATCTAGAGGTGCAAATGGTGTAATAATTATTGCTACTAAAAAAGGATACGCTGGAGATAAAGTAACTTATACGTTCAATGCTCAAACAGGTGTAAAAACTGCAGCTAACACTATAGATATGGCAAACGCTTCTCAATATGCTCAAATGGGATTAGAAGCTCAAAGGTTTGCAGATGGTTCTAACGAACATGAACAACTTTCTTATATTGCTAACGGAAACTATACAGGTACAAACTGGCAAGATGAATTATTAAGACAAGGATCTTTTCAAAACTATAACTTAGGAATTAACGGTGGTTCTGAAAAACATCAGTTTAATATCTCTACTTCTTATGTTAAAGATGAAGGTGTACTTAAAGGTACTGACTTAGAAAAATTCTTTGTGAAATTTAATAACAGTAATAAATTCACAAACTGGTTGGAGTTTGGACAAAACATTGCTTATACGCATGCAAACTACTCTCTTACTAATTTAAATGACATTTATCAGAGTCCGTTAACGCAAGCATTATGGACAGATCCAATTACTCCTGTTCTTAATCCAGACGGTTCTTATGCAAGAGCAACATGGTCTTATAACAACAACCCTGCTCGTATGGCAGAACAAGAGCAATACAAAAGATCTTTTGATAACAGAATTGTTGGTAACTTCTCTTTAAATGCTGAAGTAAATAAGAACTTGACATTAACATCTAACTTTGGTGTTGATTACAGAAACCAAAGTCAGAAAATCTACTTACCACAGTACTTTGTTTCTAACGAAGAGCAAAGAAATACTTCTCAATTAGACGAGCATAGAAATAATAAATTTGATTGGGTATGGTCTAACTATGCAAACTATTCTAAATCATTTGGCTTACATAATGTAGGTGCAATGGTAGGTATGGAAATGCAAAACTTTAGTTACAATAATGTAACGGCAACAGGTTATGATGTTCCTTTTAACGAAAACATGCGTTATCTAGGTGCTTCAAAAGGTGCAGACTTCTTTGCAACTTCTAATCAGGGTGCATCTTCATTAATGTCTTACTTTGCAAGAGCAAATTATAACTATAATAACAAGTACCTTTTTACTGCAACGCTTAGAGCAGATGGTTCTTCTAAATTTGCCGAAGAAAATAGATGGGGTATCTTCCCTTCTTTCTCTGCAGGTTGGAATATGAAAGAAGAAAATTTCTTAGCCTCTTCAGAAGCTGTATCACAACTAAAATTAAGAGCTGGTTGGGGTGAAGTTGGTAACCAATCTTCTGCAGGTAATAACGATTACCTATCTACAATTACAAACAACCTACGTTATGTAGTAAATGGTAATGTAGTAGAAGGTCGTATTCCTACCACAATGTCTAACCCTAATTTAAGATGGGAAACTGCCCAGATGAGTAATTTTGGTATTGATGCTGGGTTCTTAAACGACAAGGTTACATTCAGTGCCGAATACTTTATTAAGAATACAACAGATATGGTTGTTCCACAGCCTGTACCTGATTATGTTGGGGCTAACTCTCCAAATGTAAACGTGGGTACAATGCAGAACAAAGGTTTTGAATTTGCTATAAATGTAAGAAACAGCGAACACGATTTTAAATGGAACGTTGGAGCTAACATTGCAATTATAGACAATAAAGTAACTGATCTTGGAGAAACTGGCCACATTGATGGTGGATATATTGATAAGTTAGGGTATATAACTAGAACAGAGGAAGATCAAGAAATTGCTTACTTCTACGGTTACCAAACAGACGGTATATTTAAAACACAAGAAGAAGTTGATGCACACGTTGATAGCGAAGGAAATGCACTACAAGATGGTGCTAGTGTAGGTGATGTTAGATTTGTTGACCGTGATGGTGATGGTATCATTAACGATAACGACAAAACGAATTTAGGTTCTGCTATTCCTCAATTTACAGGATCAGTAAACCTTGGAATGGAATATAAAGGCTTTGATTTGAACATCTTCTTTACAGGTTCTTATGGAAATGAGATTGCCAATGTACAGAAATTCTGGATCGAGAATTCAAATGTTCAGAAAAACCAAACAAGCAACTATTTCAATAATAGATTCCATGTAGACAATAATCCAAATGGAACATTACCAAGAGTTGTATCTGGCGATCCGAACAACAACGCAAGGTTCTCTGATCGTTACATTGAGGATGCTTCTTACATTAGACTACAAAACGTACAATTAGGATATACACTTAATAGAGATTTAGCTAGCAAAATTCACTTAGAACGTTTAAGAATTTTTGCTTCAGCAGATAACTTATTCACATTCACTAATTATAGTGGTTATGATCCAGAAGTTTCTGATCATTATGGTGACCCTCTTGCACAAGGTGTAGATATTGGTAACTACCCAAAATCAACTACTTATTCTTTAGGTTTAAACGTTACTTTTTAA
- a CDS encoding hybrid sensor histidine kinase/response regulator transcription factor, which translates to MSLISSATPHKLSNFSGSVTNIVQDSEGYIWFATWDGLYKYDGYQLTTFGEREYKPLLDKKISAVMEHSDGTIWIGTDNNGIFIYHKSSDSFEHLTEESESARSLGIKRITSFAEDNLGNVWIGTQGNGLGYYSKSDGIFKIYTRRNFGNHFNAQIFQDLVLSVHYDHNGYLWFGTMQGLACLNIKTFELSLLTGKPFVGVYSIYQTESNDIWCSNMQGVFIAKFQNKELTGTVVKEITNNNKSYIAPSLSHKNKLWYMTSDEIYTINTTNHTIDHFEQYASKSGFSAILEDQSGTLWVGTHFGVYMLDLFQKPIYPLFSNIIDPVVAIGEANNKVWVGTITGKLYFETVDTKDKKKWGKSTHRFEQISSIVGRKEDVWISAVGLGVYKLDNATGEVKKFYSRSNELMNPYIMTMAVNNYDGSLWGGSWDAGLTYFSDKDNRFYDFKTGLGRELFNTPIIKILPVSDEEIWIGTRGQGLWKLQYKEGFEITKLEQFNVRTPTMNTSLISDIIEFDNNSLLVATENGLFKFLRDKKHFSQKDIPNKLAKATISSIEKEKDNSIWGTTLTYVFEWKGEEIYTYTEEDGLSNSRYFNNAKLYTSKGDILFGGEKGVDVLNVINFNKNPFDVTPIITNFFLKDKVIHPKELVNGQILLADRIQNLEQINLKHDQNSFGFSLSSLNYSIGDKKVFTYKLEGLDKEWITAPNGKSLITYTGLMPGNYTFVVKALNVDGKISTKEVKLKVNITPIWYKTTLAYIVYTITLIGVLFLSMIWWRRKVLQANRDKYEHLKIRDEKIEYERKVNFFTNLSHELRTPLTLVLGPIEQISKNETVDVALQEPLGIAYRNAQRLLRLTDQLMFLTKSQHGQIGLNIKEEEVKFLLKDATDVFKHVAKRKGINYTVQLPVEDNEKSIYIDKVMLEAVLYNVLSNAFKYNVNNGGVWVNASLCVYADVQPKFESYQGNTPSKYSKQYLSIEIKDSGIGINKSDLAVIFDRFYQVKSKNDTGSGIGLAFAKSIIEVMNGIIYVESEPSLGSKFTLLIPADIDFYSKEQKEKDNLEEVSKLLYSTTEKLEFNSSKESTVQEEKVDKQELVLIVEKSNDIKEYIASILGKKYKIMYATNGLEAYEKVLKYFPSLVISEIYLEQMDGLQLSQKIKSGEKTKNMPVILLSSNPDTQERIKTLEAGADSFISKPFTSKHIEVRVEQLLRVRANLSTTVVAQDKTVDINKKTASQSVSFEDQARKIVEGNISEIDFSVPELAKIMDLSTIQLYRKMKTETGMPPVEFVRNIRLQKALELLKTSELNISEIAYEVGFNDPQYFRKSFKKQFGQTPTQYRKPIK; encoded by the coding sequence TTGTCATTAATTAGTTCTGCTACCCCACATAAGTTATCTAACTTTTCAGGATCGGTAACAAACATTGTGCAAGATTCTGAAGGCTACATTTGGTTTGCTACTTGGGATGGACTTTATAAGTATGACGGTTATCAACTCACTACTTTTGGTGAGCGGGAATACAAACCTCTACTAGACAAAAAGATTTCTGCAGTAATGGAACATTCAGATGGTACTATCTGGATTGGAACAGACAATAATGGAATTTTTATTTATCATAAATCATCAGATTCTTTTGAACATCTTACAGAAGAATCCGAATCTGCACGTTCTTTAGGTATTAAGAGAATAACATCTTTTGCAGAAGATAACCTAGGTAACGTATGGATTGGAACACAAGGAAATGGGTTAGGTTATTATTCTAAGAGCGATGGGATTTTTAAAATTTATACCCGTAGAAATTTTGGGAACCACTTTAACGCACAGATTTTTCAAGATCTAGTATTGTCTGTTCATTACGACCATAATGGTTATTTATGGTTTGGTACAATGCAAGGTTTGGCTTGCTTAAACATTAAAACATTCGAACTTTCTCTTTTAACAGGAAAGCCATTTGTGGGTGTGTATAGTATTTACCAGACCGAATCAAATGATATTTGGTGCTCTAATATGCAAGGTGTTTTTATAGCTAAATTTCAGAATAAAGAACTTACAGGAACGGTTGTAAAAGAAATAACCAACAACAATAAATCATATATCGCACCGTCTTTATCACATAAAAATAAGTTGTGGTACATGACGTCAGATGAAATTTATACTATAAATACAACCAATCATACCATAGATCATTTTGAGCAATATGCCTCAAAAAGTGGCTTTTCTGCAATACTGGAAGATCAATCTGGCACATTGTGGGTAGGAACGCACTTTGGAGTATATATGTTAGACCTTTTTCAGAAGCCAATTTATCCTCTTTTTTCTAATATTATAGATCCTGTAGTGGCAATAGGAGAGGCCAATAATAAAGTATGGGTAGGAACAATTACAGGTAAACTGTATTTTGAAACCGTAGATACTAAAGACAAAAAGAAGTGGGGAAAAAGTACACATAGGTTTGAACAAATTAGCTCTATTGTAGGTAGAAAAGAGGATGTGTGGATTTCTGCAGTAGGCTTAGGAGTATATAAGTTGGATAATGCTACAGGCGAAGTGAAGAAATTCTATTCTCGTAGTAATGAATTGATGAACCCTTATATTATGACTATGGCTGTAAATAATTACGACGGTAGTTTGTGGGGAGGTTCTTGGGATGCCGGTTTAACCTATTTTTCTGATAAAGATAATCGGTTTTATGATTTTAAAACTGGGCTTGGACGTGAGTTATTTAATACGCCAATAATTAAGATTTTACCCGTTAGCGACGAAGAAATTTGGATTGGAACAAGAGGGCAGGGTTTATGGAAATTACAATATAAAGAGGGGTTCGAGATTACAAAATTAGAACAATTTAATGTACGAACTCCTACTATGAATACGTCTTTAATTTCTGATATTATTGAATTCGACAACAATAGTTTATTGGTGGCAACAGAAAACGGGTTATTTAAATTTTTGAGAGATAAGAAGCATTTTTCTCAAAAAGATATTCCGAATAAACTCGCTAAAGCTACAATAAGTAGTATTGAAAAAGAAAAGGATAATTCTATCTGGGGAACAACGCTGACTTATGTTTTTGAATGGAAAGGAGAAGAAATTTATACCTATACGGAGGAAGATGGATTGTCTAACTCTAGGTACTTTAATAATGCAAAACTCTATACTTCTAAAGGGGATATTCTATTTGGAGGAGAGAAAGGGGTTGATGTTTTAAATGTAATTAATTTCAATAAAAATCCTTTTGATGTTACACCAATAATTACAAACTTCTTTTTAAAAGATAAGGTAATTCATCCAAAAGAATTGGTAAACGGCCAAATTTTATTGGCGGATAGAATACAGAATTTAGAACAGATTAATTTAAAACACGACCAGAATTCATTTGGTTTTTCTTTGAGTAGTTTAAACTATTCAATAGGCGACAAAAAGGTATTTACTTATAAGTTAGAAGGATTAGATAAAGAGTGGATTACTGCTCCAAATGGGAAATCATTAATTACATATACGGGTTTAATGCCTGGAAATTACACTTTTGTAGTAAAAGCATTAAATGTTGATGGAAAAATATCTACCAAAGAAGTAAAGTTAAAAGTAAATATTACCCCAATTTGGTATAAGACCACATTGGCATATATCGTTTATACTATCACATTAATTGGTGTTTTGTTCTTGTCTATGATTTGGTGGAGAAGAAAAGTTTTACAAGCAAACAGAGATAAATATGAACACCTAAAAATACGTGATGAGAAAATAGAGTACGAAAGAAAAGTCAATTTCTTTACAAACTTATCGCACGAATTAAGAACACCTTTAACGTTGGTTTTGGGGCCTATAGAACAGATTTCTAAGAACGAAACAGTAGATGTTGCACTTCAGGAACCTTTAGGAATTGCTTATAGAAATGCACAAAGATTATTGCGTCTTACAGATCAGTTGATGTTTTTAACGAAGTCTCAACATGGGCAAATTGGTTTAAATATTAAAGAAGAAGAGGTTAAGTTTTTATTAAAAGATGCTACCGATGTGTTTAAACATGTAGCCAAAAGAAAAGGAATAAATTATACTGTTCAGTTACCTGTAGAAGATAATGAAAAGAGTATTTATATAGATAAAGTAATGCTAGAAGCAGTGCTGTATAATGTTTTATCAAATGCATTTAAATATAATGTTAACAATGGTGGTGTTTGGGTAAATGCAAGTTTATGTGTGTATGCAGATGTACAACCTAAGTTTGAAAGTTACCAAGGGAATACCCCTTCTAAGTATTCTAAGCAATACTTATCAATAGAAATTAAAGATTCTGGAATAGGAATTAATAAAAGTGATTTGGCCGTTATTTTTGATCGTTTTTACCAAGTAAAATCAAAAAATGATACAGGTTCTGGAATAGGTTTGGCTTTTGCTAAATCAATTATTGAAGTAATGAATGGTATCATTTATGTAGAAAGTGAACCATCTTTAGGCTCAAAATTTACATTGTTAATTCCGGCTGATATCGACTTTTACAGTAAAGAACAGAAAGAGAAAGATAATCTAGAAGAAGTATCAAAATTATTATATTCTACTACAGAGAAATTAGAATTTAATTCTTCTAAAGAATCAACAGTCCAAGAAGAAAAAGTAGACAAGCAAGAGTTGGTGCTTATTGTAGAAAAATCGAATGATATAAAAGAATACATCGCGAGTATTTTAGGTAAAAAATATAAAATTATGTACGCTACCAATGGTTTAGAAGCGTATGAGAAAGTGTTGAAATATTTCCCATCTTTAGTTATATCAGAGATTTATTTAGAACAAATGGATGGTTTACAATTATCTCAGAAGATAAAATCTGGAGAGAAAACAAAGAATATGCCGGTCATTTTATTGTCTTCTAATCCAGATACACAAGAACGTATAAAGACTTTAGAAGCAGGGGCAGATTCATTTATTTCTAAACCTTTTACGTCTAAACATATTGAAGTTAGAGTTGAACAATTATTAAGGGTAAGAGCAAATTTATCTACAACTGTGGTCGCACAAGATAAAACTGTAGATATAAATAAGAAGACTGCAAGCCAAAGTGTTTCTTTTGAAGACCAAGCAAGAAAAATTGTTGAAGGGAATATTTCCGAGATTGATTTTTCTGTTCCAGAATTAGCAAAAATAATGGACTTGAGTACTATTCAGCTTTACCGTAAAATGAAAACGGAAACGGGAATGCCTCCTGTAGAATTTGTGCGTAATATTAGATTGCAAAAAGCATTAGAACTCTTAAAAACTTCTGAGTTGAATATTTCTGAAATTGCATACGAGGTTGGTTTTAATGATCCGCAATATTTCCGAAAATCATTCAAAAAACAATTTGGACAAACACCTACGCAATATAGAAAACCGATAAAATAA
- a CDS encoding glycoside hydrolase family 26 protein, with product MKKIIINIALLLSVLFLQNTYATIIDEQPTLNDKKATTETVQLYQKLKRISENEKTVFGHQDDLAYGYHWWGNDSDIKQVTGDYPGLYGWDMGHLGEEKNLDGVAFTDIKKYIEEAYLRGGITTLSWHMINLKMESSSWDKTAVVDQMLKGGKYHKTFVKKLDLFADFVNGLEVNNHKIPVLFRPWHEHNGSWFWWGAGNCSKEDYKKLWQFTVNYLREKKNVHNIIYVYSTDAFKSEEEYLDRYPGDEYVDILGFDDYGAFKPNATKEREAWVVRELETVAKLADAKNKLCAFTESGLEAVTDDTFFTKSLLSKLNHNEWTKKAAYVMLWRNANYEKEQRDHFYVPYKGHSSASDFINFKNDESILFEADLKELKLN from the coding sequence ATGAAAAAGATAATTATAAATATAGCCTTACTCTTAAGTGTGCTTTTTTTACAAAACACTTATGCAACCATTATTGATGAGCAGCCAACTTTAAATGATAAGAAGGCTACTACAGAAACTGTTCAGCTTTATCAAAAGTTAAAACGTATTTCTGAAAATGAGAAAACTGTATTTGGTCATCAAGATGATTTAGCTTATGGTTACCATTGGTGGGGAAATGATTCTGACATTAAACAAGTTACAGGAGATTACCCAGGGTTATACGGATGGGACATGGGACACCTTGGAGAAGAAAAAAATCTTGATGGAGTAGCTTTTACTGATATCAAAAAATATATTGAAGAAGCTTATTTAAGAGGGGGTATTACTACATTAAGTTGGCACATGATTAACCTTAAGATGGAATCTAGTTCATGGGATAAAACAGCAGTAGTAGACCAAATGCTTAAAGGGGGTAAATACCATAAAACCTTTGTAAAGAAGTTAGACCTATTTGCAGATTTTGTAAATGGATTAGAGGTAAACAACCATAAGATTCCTGTTTTATTTAGACCTTGGCACGAACATAACGGCTCTTGGTTTTGGTGGGGAGCAGGAAACTGTTCTAAAGAAGATTATAAGAAACTATGGCAGTTTACAGTTAACTATCTAAGAGAAAAAAAGAATGTTCATAACATCATATATGTGTACTCAACAGATGCTTTTAAATCTGAAGAGGAATATTTAGATCGTTATCCAGGAGATGAGTATGTAGATATTTTAGGTTTTGATGATTACGGCGCATTTAAACCAAATGCAACGAAAGAAAGAGAGGCTTGGGTTGTAAGAGAATTAGAAACAGTAGCAAAGTTAGCGGATGCTAAAAACAAGCTTTGTGCTTTTACAGAATCAGGTTTAGAAGCAGTTACAGACGATACTTTTTTTACGAAGAGTTTACTATCAAAATTAAATCATAACGAGTGGACAAAGAAAGCTGCTTATGTAATGTTATGGAGAAATGCCAATTACGAAAAGGAGCAAAGAGACCATTTCTATGTTCCTTATAAAGGCCATTCATCAGCAAGTGATTTTATCAATTTTAAAAACGATGAAAGCATTCTTTTTGAAGCTGATTTGAAAGAATTAAAACTAAACTAA
- a CDS encoding nucleoside hydrolase-like domain-containing protein has protein sequence MCKYYTYIIKCIFLILLTTSCAVMQEQTVTQAVVKPRVIITTDICNDKTDSNDKQSLGHLLLYANQVEIIAMIPDDCSEKGLLNINECLTAYSLDFNNIENNFQTLGFPSPSYLQNRLIDDKDEAIKVIITEARKQNDVPLYVLAWGNMRIIKDALFAAPDIASKIRLLTVGTRIKSPFEDRCGNLNWNGWGRTEVFSDHRFKKLWWIENDWANLGLLIGNEPIEIINKIKGYGALGIYLEKVNALKPGFKIADSATLLYLLDPTVSKDHPEYGGWAGNFIKPYPVERPNYWVDRANTKKWNYKNPCDTWEIAEQAYNERTNAVKERRKVMYTQLTVRMKKLYNLSLNN, from the coding sequence ATGTGTAAATATTATACATATATTATTAAGTGTATATTCCTTATTCTACTTACTACTTCATGTGCTGTAATGCAAGAGCAAACGGTAACACAAGCAGTAGTAAAACCAAGGGTAATTATAACTACAGATATATGTAATGATAAGACAGATTCGAATGATAAACAATCATTAGGACATCTTTTATTATACGCTAATCAGGTAGAAATTATTGCAATGATTCCTGATGATTGTTCTGAAAAAGGTCTTCTGAATATTAATGAATGTCTTACTGCTTACAGTTTAGATTTCAACAATATTGAAAATAACTTTCAAACCTTAGGCTTTCCTTCTCCATCTTATTTACAAAATAGATTAATAGATGATAAGGACGAAGCAATTAAAGTAATAATTACTGAAGCAAGAAAACAAAACGATGTTCCCCTTTATGTGCTTGCCTGGGGAAACATGAGAATTATTAAAGATGCTCTTTTTGCTGCTCCTGATATAGCCTCAAAAATTAGGCTATTAACAGTAGGAACAAGAATTAAATCGCCTTTTGAAGATAGATGTGGAAATTTAAATTGGAACGGATGGGGTAGAACAGAGGTTTTCTCAGATCATCGATTTAAGAAATTATGGTGGATAGAGAATGATTGGGCCAATTTGGGGTTGTTGATAGGAAACGAACCGATTGAGATAATTAATAAAATAAAGGGGTACGGTGCACTAGGTATTTATCTAGAAAAAGTAAATGCATTAAAACCAGGTTTTAAAATTGCAGACAGTGCTACTCTTCTTTATCTATTAGACCCTACAGTTAGTAAAGACCATCCGGAGTATGGCGGTTGGGCAGGAAATTTTATTAAACCATACCCAGTAGAACGTCCTAATTATTGGGTAGATAGAGCCAATACTAAAAAATGGAATTATAAAAATCCTTGCGATACATGGGAGATAGCAGAACAAGCATATAATGAACGTACAAATGCAGTTAAAGAAAGAAGAAAAGTAATGTATACTCAATTAACTGTAAGGATGAAAAAACTATACAATCTATCACTGAATAACTAA
- a CDS encoding RagB/SusD family nutrient uptake outer membrane protein, translated as MKFKKIIKVLACASLLIAANGCSSFLEREPQGQAVDTPAYYDDLENATLAVNACYQAIAQDQGVIAHMQEWMFGEVMTDNSWKGGSDFGDMQDVQMLKEWDANNSNATSHTAWKTYYQAIHRANTAIKGIEPATSFDEADKNKLLGEAYFIRAYSYFYLVRLFGDVPLFTAPVSPDEIGKIGRTSVAEVLTQIEADFKFASENLGTKSEMEVGRATSGAAKGYIARTLMYEVGIWKTKGADAWTDVYNYTNEVITSGEYSLANNLAEVFEKEGENGVGSIFEVQHTTSNTGWANQNTGSTSPILTAPRGAGDIKGWGWGFLNPTSDLANEFETGDPRMDWTTGQNGQYAHGLQQGVATSEFLSGYFPRKMLMDAALRPNEQSDNPQNQRKMRYADVLLMNAEAAYHLGNTATALLRVNEVRDRARKMTYPKGWEENSNTYTARDNSSALPEVTATGDQLLEAILHERRVELSLEGLRLWDLLRTDQYTSAIQKDNIGYRSTVTGATVVANMEGKKLNGVPVLPIPAGEVASFGITQNPGY; from the coding sequence ATGAAATTCAAAAAAATTATAAAAGTGTTAGCATGTGCAAGCTTATTGATTGCTGCTAACGGTTGTTCTTCTTTCTTAGAAAGAGAGCCACAAGGACAAGCTGTAGATACACCAGCCTATTACGATGACTTAGAAAATGCAACATTAGCTGTAAATGCGTGTTACCAAGCCATTGCACAAGATCAAGGTGTTATTGCACACATGCAAGAATGGATGTTTGGTGAGGTTATGACAGACAATAGCTGGAAAGGTGGATCTGATTTTGGTGATATGCAAGATGTGCAGATGCTAAAAGAATGGGATGCCAACAACTCTAACGCTACTTCTCATACTGCTTGGAAAACATATTATCAAGCTATTCATAGAGCAAACACTGCCATTAAAGGTATTGAACCTGCAACTAGTTTTGACGAAGCAGATAAAAATAAATTATTAGGAGAAGCTTACTTTATTAGAGCTTATAGTTATTTCTATTTAGTTCGCTTATTTGGTGATGTTCCATTATTTACTGCTCCTGTATCTCCTGATGAGATAGGGAAAATTGGAAGAACGTCTGTTGCAGAAGTGCTAACACAAATAGAAGCTGATTTTAAATTTGCAAGCGAAAACCTTGGTACAAAAAGTGAAATGGAAGTAGGAAGAGCTACTTCTGGTGCTGCCAAAGGGTACATAGCTAGAACTTTAATGTATGAAGTAGGTATTTGGAAAACAAAAGGGGCTGATGCTTGGACTGATGTTTACAATTACACTAATGAAGTTATTACTTCTGGAGAATATTCTCTAGCAAATAACTTAGCCGAAGTTTTTGAAAAAGAAGGTGAAAATGGTGTCGGATCTATTTTCGAAGTACAACATACAACATCTAACACAGGATGGGCAAATCAGAATACAGGTTCTACCTCTCCTATCTTAACAGCTCCTCGTGGTGCTGGAGATATCAAAGGATGGGGATGGGGATTCTTAAACCCAACATCTGATTTAGCGAATGAGTTTGAGACTGGAGATCCAAGAATGGATTGGACTACAGGTCAAAACGGTCAATATGCACATGGTCTACAACAAGGTGTTGCAACATCTGAGTTTTTATCGGGTTATTTCCCAAGAAAAATGCTTATGGACGCTGCTTTAAGACCAAATGAGCAATCTGATAATCCTCAGAATCAACGTAAAATGAGATATGCTGATGTGCTTTTAATGAACGCTGAAGCTGCTTATCATTTAGGAAATACAGCTACTGCCCTTTTAAGAGTAAATGAGGTAAGAGATAGAGCACGTAAAATGACTTACCCTAAAGGGTGGGAAGAAAATTCTAATACGTACACAGCTCGTGATAACTCTAGTGCTTTACCAGAAGTTACTGCTACTGGAGATCAATTACTAGAAGCAATTCTTCACGAGAGAAGAGTGGAACTTTCTTTAGAAGGTTTAAGACTTTGGGATTTACTTAGAACTGATCAATATACTTCTGCAATCCAGAAAGATAATATTGGGTACAGGTCTACAGTTACAGGTGCAACTGTTGTTGCCAATATGGAAGGAAAGAAATTAAATGGAGTACCGGTATTACCTATTCCAGCAGGAGAAGTAGCATCGTTCGGGATAACACAAAACCCTGGCTACTAA